A genomic stretch from Hypnocyclicus thermotrophus includes:
- a CDS encoding DUF2202 domain-containing protein: MYMYQEEQLARDVYIKLGEYWNARVFQNISKAEQQHMDAVKSLLDKYDIKVEVNEQGVFQDKEFQDLYDELIKKGMKNITEAYKVGRDIEILDIKDLDKRLQDATLDMKLVFENLKKGSEQHLRAFNRQL, translated from the coding sequence ATATATAAAACTTGGAGAATATTGGAATGCTAGAGTTTTTCAAAATATATCTAAAGCAGAACAACAACATATGGATGCAGTAAAAAGTTTATTAGATAAATATGATATAAAAGTAGAGGTAAATGAACAAGGAGTATTTCAAGATAAAGAATTTCAAGATTTATACGATGAGTTAATAAAAAAAGGAATGAAAAATATAACGGAAGCATATAAAGTTGGTAGGGATATAGAAATATTAGATATTAAAGATTTAGATAAAAGATTACAAGATGCAACTTTGGATATGAAATTAGTATTTGAAAATCTAAAAAAAGGAAGCGAACAACATTTAAGAGCTTTTAATAGACAATTGTAA
- a CDS encoding DUF134 domain-containing protein, which produces MPRLKKKRCCRLLPNEKGFKLMGVKGQGLEKVELSPDEFEVIRLCDYEGKNQIEAAEIMQISRGTIQRIMKSARYKIVDAFLNDKIIIIKNTEEGKK; this is translated from the coding sequence ATGCCAAGATTAAAGAAAAAAAGATGTTGTAGGCTACTTCCTAATGAAAAGGGTTTTAAATTAATGGGAGTAAAAGGTCAGGGTCTGGAAAAAGTAGAGTTGTCTCCAGATGAATTTGAGGTAATTAGACTTTGTGATTATGAAGGTAAAAATCAAATAGAAGCAGCTGAGATTATGCAAATCTCAAGAGGAACTATTCAAAGAATAATGAAATCAGCTAGATATAAAATAGTTGATGCTTTTTTAAATGATAAAATAATAATTATAAAAAATACTGAGGAGGGAAAAAAATAA
- a CDS encoding Mrp/NBP35 family ATP-binding protein, whose amino-acid sequence MHGITDELQKQLEENMKKIKHKIIVMSGKGGVGKSTITTNIAVGLSMLGKKVGILDADLHGPNIPLMFGLEGKKLPDISKPYQVTENLFITSLSFFMRTSDDPIIWRGPAKIGAIKQMLGEVIWGELDYLVVDLPPGTGDEPLTIAQELGKVDGSVIVTTPQDVAILDSRKSVKFSTLVNMPILGIVENMSGFICPHCNERIDIFKQGGGEKAAKELGVEILAKIPMTPEVVHAGDDGKPYIFNQQGPTVEIMKKMIDKIISKVEE is encoded by the coding sequence ATGCATGGAATTACTGATGAATTACAAAAACAATTAGAAGAAAATATGAAAAAAATTAAGCATAAAATAATAGTAATGAGTGGTAAAGGTGGAGTAGGAAAATCAACAATTACTACAAATATAGCTGTAGGTTTATCTATGCTTGGGAAAAAAGTAGGAATATTAGATGCAGATTTACATGGACCTAATATTCCTCTTATGTTTGGATTAGAAGGGAAAAAATTACCTGATATAAGTAAACCTTATCAAGTAACAGAAAACTTATTTATTACGTCTCTTAGCTTTTTTATGAGAACTTCTGATGATCCTATTATTTGGAGAGGGCCAGCTAAAATAGGAGCTATTAAACAAATGTTAGGTGAAGTAATATGGGGAGAATTGGATTATTTAGTTGTTGATCTTCCACCTGGTACAGGAGATGAACCGCTTACTATTGCTCAAGAACTTGGAAAAGTAGATGGAAGTGTAATAGTAACAACACCTCAAGATGTAGCAATACTTGATTCGAGAAAATCAGTAAAATTTTCTACATTAGTAAATATGCCAATATTAGGAATAGTAGAAAATATGAGTGGATTTATTTGTCCTCATTGTAATGAAAGAATAGATATATTTAAACAGGGTGGAGGAGAAAAAGCAGCTAAAGAACTAGGAGTAGAAATATTGGCAAAAATACCAATGACACCAGAAGTTGTACATGCTGGTGATGATGGGAAACCTTATATTTTCAATCAGCAAGGGCCTACTGTAGAGATAATGAAAAAAATGATAGATAAAATAATATCAAAAGTAGAAGAATAA
- a CDS encoding peroxiredoxin, translating into MEKAKDFKLLNQNGETRKLSDYKGKWIVLYFYPRDNTPGCTLEAKDFTSLKSEFEKEEAIIIGISKDSVKKHKNFVEKHDLKIELLSDEDLKVLKDYGVWQLKKIYGKESYGIVRSTFLINPEFEIVFKWEKVKTKGHAETVLEKLKELKR; encoded by the coding sequence ATGGAAAAAGCAAAAGATTTTAAACTTTTAAATCAAAATGGTGAAACTAGAAAATTATCAGATTATAAAGGGAAATGGATAGTACTTTATTTTTATCCTAGAGATAACACTCCAGGGTGTACTCTTGAGGCAAAAGATTTCACTTCATTAAAAAGTGAATTTGAAAAAGAAGAAGCTATAATAATAGGAATAAGTAAAGATTCTGTAAAAAAACATAAAAATTTTGTAGAAAAACATGATTTGAAAATTGAATTGTTAAGTGATGAAGATCTTAAAGTATTAAAAGACTATGGGGTATGGCAATTGAAAAAAATATATGGAAAAGAAAGTTATGGAATAGTGCGTTCTACATTTTTAATTAATCCAGAATTTGAAATAGTTTTTAAATGGGAAAAAGTTAAAACAAAAGGGCATGCAGAAACAGTATTAGAAAAATTAAAAGAATTAAAAAGATAG
- a CDS encoding metallophosphoesterase family protein, with amino-acid sequence MKWKKYLTISIICMSIIAITIKIYTHYYFFNLKDNITFDNVAKIDTNMSNFTFDILGDNKNSITTFNKIIKLINNDNSKFVINGGDIVFDGSEAKYTFFLKQISKLKKPMLYSIGNHEIADNGRGRYYKIFDKFYYSFHTKNSYFIFLDDANENYIDKWQMKWLHKELEKSKNYKYKFIVMHVPLFDPRSKIQPGHSLKNVTQAKYLNKLFDNYNITMIFASHIHAYYEGKWGNTPYIITGGAGAELAGTDKAHYFYHYLKVHVSEKGINYELVKLHSPDYNIFDRVFWSLWIYLYAFISINAWSIIVVLGLIYILIIFIFSKKFKTFKEFTSLFHWKKK; translated from the coding sequence ATGAAATGGAAAAAATATTTAACAATATCTATAATTTGCATGTCAATTATTGCCATTACTATTAAAATTTATACACATTATTATTTTTTTAATTTAAAAGACAATATCACCTTTGACAATGTAGCTAAAATAGATACTAACATGTCAAATTTCACTTTTGATATTCTTGGAGATAATAAAAATTCTATTACTACATTTAATAAAATTATAAAATTAATAAATAACGATAATTCTAAATTTGTAATAAATGGTGGTGATATTGTCTTTGATGGTAGTGAAGCAAAATATACTTTTTTTCTAAAACAAATTTCAAAATTAAAAAAACCTATGCTTTATAGCATTGGAAATCACGAAATTGCAGATAATGGAAGAGGTCGATACTATAAAATTTTTGATAAATTTTATTATTCTTTTCATACTAAAAATTCATACTTCATCTTTTTAGATGATGCAAATGAAAATTATATAGATAAATGGCAAATGAAATGGCTACATAAAGAACTTGAAAAATCTAAAAATTATAAATATAAATTTATTGTTATGCATGTCCCATTATTTGATCCAAGAAGCAAAATCCAACCAGGTCATTCACTAAAAAATGTTACTCAAGCTAAATATTTAAATAAATTATTTGACAACTATAATATTACTATGATTTTTGCATCACATATTCATGCTTATTATGAAGGTAAATGGGGAAACACTCCATATATTATTACTGGTGGAGCAGGCGCAGAACTTGCAGGAACTGATAAAGCTCATTATTTTTATCATTATTTAAAAGTTCATGTAAGTGAAAAAGGTATTAATTATGAATTAGTTAAATTACACTCTCCAGATTATAATATTTTTGATAGAGTTTTTTGGTCGTTATGGATATATCTATACGCATTTATATCTATCAATGCTTGGAGCATTATTGTAGTCCTTGGATTAATTTATATTTTAATTATATTTATTTTCTCTAAAAAATTTAAAACTTTTAAAGAGTTTACTTCTTTATTTCATTGGAAAAAGAAATAA
- a CDS encoding restriction endonuclease subunit M: MIVNTEIIENIILEQYPGVLETLLRDHTTQKNIFWATNDYEHLGEGYKYNNQILIELITGNNGKIVMPRVKKDKILQQNRSKKMAEVFTPSWVCNAQNNLIDNAWFGRENIFNTEIKENNGNSTWKVNQEKITFPKHKTWQDYIKDTRLEITCGEAPYITSRYDTTTGEFIPIKNRIGLLDRKLRIINENVNTSGEWLKAAQIAYKNIYAFEWHGDNLLLARISMLITFIENYQYKFGKKPVLKSINYIAYIISWNVWQMDGIKGVIPNSCGYKIETRVNLFGEIKIKKTKCVGCQKNDIFRHNGIYCLIKDWTSGKKIRFIDLMKGYIK, translated from the coding sequence ATGATAGTGAATACGGAAATAATAGAAAATATAATATTAGAACAATATCCGGGAGTTTTAGAAACATTATTACGTGATCATACAACTCAAAAAAATATATTTTGGGCGACCAATGACTATGAACATTTAGGCGAAGGATACAAATATAATAATCAAATTTTAATAGAGTTAATTACTGGTAATAATGGCAAGATTGTAATGCCTAGAGTGAAAAAAGATAAAATTTTACAACAAAATCGTTCGAAAAAAATGGCTGAAGTATTTACTCCTTCTTGGGTTTGTAATGCACAAAATAATTTAATTGATAATGCTTGGTTTGGAAGAGAAAATATTTTTAATACTGAAATCAAAGAAAATAATGGTAATTCAACTTGGAAAGTAAATCAAGAAAAAATAACATTTCCTAAACATAAAACATGGCAAGATTATATAAAAGATACTCGACTTGAGATTACATGTGGGGAAGCTCCTTATATTACGAGTCGTTATGACACTACAACAGGTGAATTTATTCCTATAAAAAATAGAATAGGACTTCTTGATAGAAAGTTAAGAATTATCAATGAAAATGTAAATACAAGTGGTGAATGGCTTAAAGCGGCACAAATAGCTTATAAAAATATTTATGCTTTTGAATGGCATGGTGATAATCTATTGCTTGCAAGAATATCTATGCTTATTACTTTTATTGAAAATTATCAGTATAAATTTGGGAAAAAACCAGTATTAAAATCTATTAATTATATTGCATATATTATATCATGGAATGTTTGGCAAATGGATGGAATAAAAGGAGTTATTCCGAATAGTTGTGGTTATAAAATAGAAACAAGAGTAAATCTTTTTGGCGAAATAAAAATAAAAAAAACAAAATGTGTTGGTTGTCAGAAGAATGATATTTTTCGACACAATGGAATATATTGTCTTATTAAAGATTGGACTAGTGGGAAAAAAATAAGATTTATTGATTTAATGAAAGGATATATAAAATGA
- a CDS encoding Eco57I restriction-modification methylase domain-containing protein, producing MKFTSSFKLKLIYVFRINDEAHMGCLKVGETSLDNKNILGLEPNSKVLNKAAKKRINQYTQTAGISYDLVYTEVAVYVDKGIIKAFSDSEVHNVLLRSGIKRKIFDKENKANEWFITDLETVKKAIKAVKEGKEGLNANEITHEQNPIIFRPEQKEAIEKTKKQFKKSNEMLWFAKMRFGKTLSALQVVKELNFTRTLILTHRPVVDKGWFEDFGKIFYDSPNFQYGSKNKGNQFETLERQCKKENSKYIYFASMQDLRGSELVGGNFNKNDEIFSTPWDFIIIDEAHEGTQTELGKNVLNELKKEKTKILHLSGTPFNLLDNYKEDEIYTWDYVMEQKAKADWDKVHFGDPNPYASLPRLNIFTYDLGKLLNDFIDEDVAFNFREFFRVDDIGEFIHKNDVLSFLNLICKEDKDSNYPYSTEEYRDNFRHSLWMVPGVKEAKALSKMLKEHLVFSQFEIVNVAGDGEEEEPNEEALKKVEQAITDKAHETYTITLSCGRLTTGVSVKAWTAVFMLSGSYNTSASSYMQTIFRVQTSATINGKVKEECFVFDFAPDRTLKVIAKTAKVSAKAGKTKDLDRLIMGEFLNFCPIISVHGSQMKSYDVNGMLEQLKKVYIERVVRNGFEDGYLYNNDQLMKLGELDLEEFNSLKKIIGKTKAIPKSGDIDINQQGFTDEEYEEIEKAKKKKKKKKKELTEEEKRLLEERKKRKKNRDTAISILRGISIRMPLLIYGADVSDEEKKLNIDNFTELVDDQSWQEFMPKGVTKEVFEKFKKYYEPDIFRAAGKRIRAMARAADNLTIEYRIERITAIFNTFRNPDKETVLTPWRVVNMHLGDCLGGYVFLDESRERTIEHPRFVSHGDVTDNVFSPDAHILEINSKSGLYPLYMAYGIFRNSIKQKFPGKGPNELSIDEQQKVWDKVVKENIFVICKTPMAKSITKRTLIGFRDAKVNTRYFEDLVYQITHRNEDFIKKIKKGKTYWKTKENDDMKFNAIVGNPPYQDMGGAGGNNDAPIFQHFCSIASKISNQYVSLIIPARWFAAGRENLLGDFRKEMLNSERIEKLVTYSDSSNLFSKVEIKGGICYYLENKRYKGKCNYILHRDQTIQQAEIQLNVFDILIREPQLSKIVEKVDKQRSASNIPSVATIISSDTPFGIPSNPKTSKKTPFKVYSKSEPDHDVLLYHIENGMRKVEYVNYNDIKKNKKDVDKFKIFVTGSGGSGADPKVMGDPEFAPKHSVCSQSYLYACFDSETEAKNMIKYIKTRFFRVLVSAMKITQSAPSRVYRFVPLQDFTSKSDIDWSKPIADIDRQLYKKYKLTDKEIAFIESMIRPM from the coding sequence ATGAAATTTACGTCATCATTTAAATTGAAACTGATATATGTATTTCGTATTAATGACGAAGCACATATGGGATGCTTAAAAGTTGGTGAAACAAGTTTAGATAATAAAAATATTTTGGGGCTTGAGCCAAATAGTAAAGTTCTTAACAAAGCTGCAAAGAAACGTATAAATCAATATACTCAAACTGCTGGTATTTCCTACGACTTAGTTTATACAGAGGTGGCGGTCTATGTAGATAAAGGTATTATTAAGGCTTTTTCCGATTCGGAAGTTCATAATGTATTGTTGCGTTCAGGTATAAAAAGAAAAATATTTGACAAAGAAAATAAAGCAAATGAATGGTTTATAACAGATCTTGAAACTGTAAAAAAGGCAATTAAAGCAGTAAAAGAGGGAAAAGAAGGCTTAAATGCCAACGAAATTACGCATGAACAAAATCCTATAATATTTAGACCGGAACAAAAAGAAGCAATTGAAAAAACAAAAAAACAATTCAAAAAAAGCAATGAAATGCTTTGGTTTGCAAAAATGCGTTTTGGGAAAACACTCTCAGCATTACAAGTGGTAAAAGAACTTAATTTTACACGAACTCTCATTTTAACGCATAGACCGGTTGTAGACAAAGGTTGGTTTGAAGATTTTGGCAAAATCTTTTACGATTCTCCTAATTTTCAATATGGCTCTAAAAACAAAGGTAACCAATTTGAAACATTGGAAAGACAATGTAAAAAAGAAAACAGTAAATATATCTATTTTGCATCAATGCAAGATTTAAGAGGTTCTGAATTAGTTGGAGGAAATTTTAATAAAAATGATGAAATATTTTCTACTCCCTGGGATTTTATTATTATAGATGAAGCACATGAGGGTACTCAAACCGAACTTGGTAAAAATGTTCTCAACGAATTAAAAAAAGAAAAAACTAAAATTTTGCATCTATCGGGAACGCCATTTAATCTGCTTGATAATTACAAAGAAGATGAAATCTATACTTGGGATTATGTAATGGAACAAAAGGCGAAAGCGGATTGGGATAAAGTTCATTTTGGCGATCCAAACCCTTATGCTTCGCTCCCAAGACTCAATATTTTTACTTATGATTTGGGAAAACTACTAAATGATTTTATTGATGAAGATGTAGCTTTTAATTTCCGTGAATTTTTTCGTGTAGATGATATCGGAGAATTTATTCATAAAAATGATGTTTTATCTTTTTTGAATTTAATTTGTAAAGAAGATAAAGATAGTAATTACCCTTATTCAACAGAAGAATATCGTGATAATTTTCGTCATTCCCTTTGGATGGTACCCGGTGTAAAAGAAGCAAAAGCTTTAAGTAAAATGCTTAAAGAACATCTTGTTTTCAGTCAATTTGAAATTGTAAATGTAGCAGGTGACGGTGAAGAAGAAGAACCAAACGAAGAAGCACTTAAAAAAGTTGAGCAGGCCATAACAGATAAAGCTCACGAAACATATACGATTACTTTATCTTGCGGACGCTTAACAACAGGAGTATCTGTAAAAGCCTGGACGGCTGTGTTTATGCTTTCCGGATCGTATAATACTTCGGCTTCTTCCTACATGCAAACCATTTTCCGTGTACAAACCTCGGCAACAATAAATGGAAAAGTTAAAGAAGAATGTTTTGTTTTTGATTTTGCCCCGGATCGTACTTTAAAAGTAATTGCAAAGACAGCAAAAGTATCGGCAAAGGCTGGTAAAACAAAAGATTTGGACAGACTTATTATGGGAGAATTTCTTAATTTTTGTCCTATCATTTCTGTCCATGGCTCACAAATGAAAAGTTACGATGTTAATGGAATGCTTGAACAACTTAAGAAAGTTTATATCGAACGGGTTGTTCGTAATGGATTTGAAGACGGCTACCTTTACAATAATGACCAATTAATGAAATTAGGCGAACTCGATTTGGAAGAGTTCAATAGTTTGAAAAAAATTATTGGTAAGACAAAGGCAATACCCAAAAGTGGTGATATTGATATAAACCAGCAAGGGTTTACTGATGAAGAATATGAAGAGATTGAAAAAGCAAAGAAAAAAAAGAAAAAAAAGAAAAAAGAACTTACTGAAGAGGAAAAAAGATTATTAGAAGAAAGAAAAAAAAGAAAGAAAAACAGAGATACCGCTATTTCAATTTTAAGAGGTATATCCATCAGAATGCCTTTACTTATTTATGGGGCAGATGTTTCCGATGAAGAAAAAAAACTAAATATTGATAATTTTACGGAGTTGGTTGATGATCAATCTTGGCAAGAGTTTATGCCCAAAGGTGTGACAAAAGAGGTTTTTGAAAAATTTAAAAAATATTATGAACCTGATATCTTTCGTGCTGCCGGCAAGCGTATTCGTGCTATGGCACGAGCTGCCGATAATCTTACAATCGAATATAGAATAGAACGAATTACAGCTATTTTTAACACATTCAGAAATCCCGATAAGGAAACGGTTCTTACTCCGTGGCGAGTTGTCAATATGCACCTTGGAGATTGTTTGGGTGGCTATGTATTTTTAGATGAAAGTCGCGAAAGAACCATAGAGCATCCCCGATTTGTATCGCATGGCGATGTTACTGATAATGTTTTCTCACCCGATGCTCATATTTTGGAAATCAATTCTAAAAGCGGACTTTATCCCTTATATATGGCGTATGGTATTTTTAGAAATTCAATAAAACAAAAGTTTCCTGGAAAGGGACCTAACGAATTGTCTATTGATGAACAACAGAAAGTGTGGGATAAAGTTGTTAAAGAAAATATTTTTGTTATCTGCAAAACACCAATGGCTAAAAGTATTACAAAACGCACCTTAATCGGTTTCAGAGATGCAAAAGTCAATACACGCTATTTTGAAGATTTGGTTTATCAAATAACTCACAGAAATGAAGACTTCATCAAAAAAATAAAAAAAGGTAAAACTTATTGGAAAACAAAGGAGAATGACGATATGAAATTTAACGCAATTGTAGGCAATCCGCCTTATCAGGATATGGGCGGGGCTGGAGGTAATAATGATGCTCCAATTTTTCAACATTTTTGTAGTATAGCAAGCAAAATATCTAATCAGTATGTTTCATTAATTATACCAGCACGATGGTTTGCGGCTGGTCGCGAAAATTTATTGGGCGATTTTAGAAAAGAAATGCTGAATAGTGAACGAATAGAAAAACTTGTTACTTATAGTGATAGTAGCAATCTGTTTTCTAAGGTTGAAATAAAAGGTGGTATCTGCTATTATCTTGAAAATAAAAGATACAAAGGCAAATGCAACTATATATTGCATAGAGACCAAACAATACAACAAGCCGAAATTCAATTAAATGTTTTTGATATTCTTATTAGAGAACCACAACTATCGAAGATTGTGGAAAAAGTTGATAAACAAAGGAGTGCCAGCAATATACCAAGCGTTGCTACAATAATTTCGTCAGATACTCCCTTTGGGATACCTTCAAATCCAAAAACAAGTAAAAAAACGCCATTTAAAGTCTATTCAAAGTCTGAACCCGACCATGATGTTTTACTATATCATATTGAAAATGGAATGAGAAAAGTTGAATATGTTAATTATAATGATATAAAAAAGAACAAAAAAGATGTAGATAAGTTTAAAATTTTTGTCACGGGTTCTGGAGGTTCCGGTGCAGATCCTAAAGTAATGGGAGATCCTGAATTTGCTCCAAAGCATTCAGTATGTTCACAGTCATATTTATATGCCTGCTTTGATTCGGAAACCGAAGCAAAAAATATGATAAAATATATTAAAACCAGATTTTTTAGAGTGCTAGTTTCAGCAATGAAAATTACTCAATCAGCACCTAGCCGTGTCTATCGCTTTGTCCCTCTTCAAGATTTCACCTCCAAATCAGACATAGATTGGAGCAAACCTATTGCTGATATTGACCGCCAGCTTTACAAAAAATATAAATTAACGGATAAAGAAATTGCATTTATTGAGAGTATGATACGACCAATGTAA
- a CDS encoding aldo/keto reductase: protein MERIKITNDLSFSRIIHGWWRAEYWNKSLDERVEFIEKCIENGITTFDHADIYGGGIAEELFGEVLKTKPEIREKIEIVTKCGIKFIHPNMPKNDGHYYDTSYEHIMYTVEKSLKGLNTDYIDLLLIHRPDMYMNPEEINKAFTELKNSGKVKNFGVSNFLPEQFEMLKSYLEFPLVVNQLEISVACYDNFKNFSIDNAMKNRVKLMAWSPLAGGKLFTSNEEKYVRLRNTLNEIKNEIGANGIDEIAYAWLINHPANIMPICGSGNLERIQSAINSTNIKLTRKQWFKILDASRGFEVD from the coding sequence ATGGAAAGAATAAAAATAACTAACGATTTATCATTTTCAAGAATTATACATGGATGGTGGAGAGCTGAATATTGGAATAAATCTTTAGATGAAAGAGTAGAATTTATAGAAAAATGTATAGAAAATGGAATTACAACATTTGATCATGCTGATATTTATGGTGGCGGAATAGCAGAAGAGCTTTTTGGAGAAGTCTTAAAAACTAAGCCTGAAATTAGAGAGAAAATAGAAATTGTTACTAAATGTGGAATTAAATTTATTCATCCTAACATGCCTAAAAATGATGGTCATTATTATGATACTAGTTATGAACATATAATGTATACAGTAGAAAAATCTTTAAAAGGTTTAAATACTGACTATATTGACCTTTTACTTATTCATAGACCTGATATGTATATGAATCCCGAAGAAATAAATAAAGCATTTACAGAATTAAAAAATAGTGGAAAAGTTAAAAATTTTGGTGTATCAAATTTTTTACCCGAACAATTTGAAATGCTAAAATCATATTTAGAATTCCCTTTAGTTGTAAATCAATTAGAAATTTCAGTTGCATGTTATGATAATTTTAAAAATTTTTCCATTGATAATGCAATGAAAAATAGAGTAAAGCTTATGGCTTGGTCACCTCTTGCTGGTGGTAAATTATTTACTTCAAATGAAGAAAAATATGTTAGACTTAGAAATACACTTAATGAAATAAAAAATGAAATTGGTGCTAACGGAATTGATGAAATTGCATATGCTTGGCTTATAAATCATCCTGCAAATATTATGCCTATATGTGGTAGTGGTAATCTTGAAAGGATACAATCTGCTATAAATTCCACAAATATAAAACTCACAAGAAAACAATGGTTTAAAATATTAGATGCTTCTAGAGGATTTGAAGTAGATTAA
- a CDS encoding MerR family transcriptional regulator, whose translation MKKYSIKEISEMFDIKASTLRYYEEIGILENVERISGKRVYKQENIDRLHAIFCFKRAGMTMDKLQKFFEYEKKEKLHIDDMLNLLILQEKEVKEKLEQLAKDYEHVKKKVRFYSSIKEAIETNKEIPTWEEFIKKYNKK comes from the coding sequence GTGAAAAAGTATAGTATAAAAGAAATAAGTGAAATGTTTGATATAAAAGCTTCTACTCTTAGATATTATGAAGAAATAGGAATACTTGAAAATGTAGAAAGAATAAGTGGAAAAAGAGTATATAAACAGGAAAATATTGATAGATTACACGCTATATTTTGTTTCAAAAGAGCAGGAATGACTATGGATAAACTTCAAAAATTTTTTGAATATGAAAAAAAAGAAAAATTACATATTGATGATATGTTAAATTTATTAATTTTACAAGAAAAAGAAGTAAAAGAAAAATTAGAACAATTAGCAAAAGATTATGAACACGTAAAGAAAAAAGTAAGATTTTATTCTAGTATAAAAGAAGCGATAGAAACTAATAAAGAAATACCAACTTGGGAAGAATTTATAAAAAAATATAATAAAAAATGA
- the cls gene encoding cardiolipin synthase, with protein sequence MNLDHFLLIISFILNLLAILTIIFYERRKPINALAWVFILSFTSYIGFIFYLFFGMSFRKKRIVKQKFRTKSFKKLTMIEELSDKLEISEETLEFITFLEANSYSSFYLNNNLEIYTEGKKFFSELIDKIKNAKEYIHMEYYIFRDDNISKCILKELEEKVKQGVEVILILDGFGSRKIKPKFFKKLKEYGGHVYMFFPLFIPFLSLRANYRNHRKICIIDGEYAYMGGFNVGDEYLENWRDTHIRIEGDAIYDIQLEFLLDYEFVSNKKINREKYFKIKKEYLDLPMQIVGSGPNYSLPIIKSSLLKMIYTAKKSVLIQTPYFIPDDALLDILKIHLMSGKEVSIMIPNKPDHIFVYWATYSYIGELLEYGAKCYIYQKGFLHSKVIIIDDDIATIGSTNVDMRSFYLNFEINAFIYDFKKIHELKTIYYKDIKNSKKLTLEDYNKRSKIIKMKESVSRLLSPVL encoded by the coding sequence ATGAATTTGGATCATTTTTTATTAATTATATCATTTATTTTAAATTTATTGGCTATTCTTACTATTATTTTTTATGAACGAAGAAAACCAATAAATGCACTTGCATGGGTATTTATACTTAGTTTTACATCGTATATAGGTTTTATTTTTTATTTATTTTTTGGAATGAGTTTTAGAAAAAAAAGAATTGTTAAACAAAAATTTAGAACAAAATCATTTAAGAAATTAACAATGATAGAAGAATTATCTGATAAGCTCGAAATTTCAGAAGAAACATTAGAATTTATTACTTTTTTAGAGGCAAATAGTTATTCATCTTTTTATTTAAATAATAATTTAGAGATATATACAGAAGGTAAAAAATTTTTTTCAGAACTCATAGATAAAATAAAAAATGCAAAAGAGTATATTCATATGGAATATTATATATTTAGAGATGATAATATTTCAAAATGTATTTTAAAAGAATTAGAAGAAAAAGTAAAACAAGGAGTGGAAGTAATACTTATATTAGATGGGTTTGGTAGTAGAAAAATAAAACCAAAATTTTTTAAAAAATTAAAAGAATATGGTGGACATGTATATATGTTTTTCCCTTTATTTATACCTTTTTTAAGTCTTCGGGCAAATTATAGAAATCACAGAAAAATATGTATTATCGATGGCGAATATGCTTATATGGGAGGATTTAATGTAGGTGATGAATATCTAGAAAATTGGAGAGATACCCATATTAGAATAGAAGGTGATGCTATATATGATATACAACTTGAGTTTTTATTAGATTATGAATTTGTATCAAACAAAAAAATAAATAGAGAAAAATATTTTAAAATAAAAAAAGAGTATTTAGATTTACCTATGCAAATAGTAGGAAGTGGACCAAATTATTCTTTGCCAATTATAAAAAGTTCATTATTAAAAATGATATATACAGCTAAAAAATCAGTACTTATTCAAACACCGTATTTTATACCAGATGATGCACTATTAGATATATTAAAAATACATTTAATGAGTGGGAAAGAAGTATCCATAATGATACCAAATAAACCTGATCATATTTTTGTATATTGGGCAACATATTCTTATATAGGAGAATTATTAGAATATGGGGCTAAATGTTATATATACCAAAAAGGGTTTTTACATTCTAAAGTTATAATAATAGATGATGATATTGCTACAATAGGTTCTACAAATGTAGATATGAGGAGTTTTTATTTGAATTTTGAAATTAATGCATTTATATATGATTTTAAAAAAATTCATGAATTAAAAACTATCTATTATAAAGATATAAAAAATAGCAAAAAACTTACTTTAGAAGATTATAATAAAAGAAGTAAAATAATAAAAATGAAAGAATCCGTATCAAGGCTACTTTCTCCAGTGCTATAA